A DNA window from Pseudomonas tohonis contains the following coding sequences:
- a CDS encoding ATP-dependent Clp protease proteolytic subunit: MASHIVHFTAPINSTTSGQLIERCTQAVQQGADELVIKIATMGGECSYGFSLYNFLISLPIPVRTHNLGTVESMGNIIFLAGERRSACQHSKFLFHPFHWNLNGSVDHARMSEYAMSLDYDLHLYARIVAERTPMAAEPLDILDYLKAAPRILDAEAALATGMIHEIDCLGMAADAVSSSIHS; this comes from the coding sequence ATGGCCAGCCACATCGTGCATTTCACCGCGCCGATCAACTCCACCACCAGCGGCCAGCTCATCGAGCGCTGCACCCAGGCCGTGCAGCAGGGCGCCGACGAGCTGGTGATCAAGATCGCCACCATGGGCGGCGAGTGCAGCTACGGATTCTCCCTGTACAACTTCCTCATCTCGCTGCCCATCCCCGTGCGCACCCACAACCTGGGCACGGTGGAGTCCATGGGCAACATCATCTTCCTCGCCGGCGAGCGACGCAGCGCGTGCCAGCACAGCAAGTTCCTCTTCCACCCCTTCCACTGGAACCTCAACGGCTCGGTGGACCACGCGCGGATGTCGGAATACGCCATGAGCCTGGACTACGACCTGCACCTCTATGCGCGCATCGTCGCCGAGCGCACGCCCATGGCGGCCGAGCCGCTGGACATCCTCGACTACCTCAAGGCCGCGCCGCGCATCCTCGATGCCGAAGCCGCGCTGGCCACCGGGATGATCCACGAGATCGACTGCCTGGGCATGGCGGCGGACGCGGTGAGCTCGTCGATCCATTCCTGA